The genomic segment CCCCAGTGGGTagtaaccacttgggttggacggtagagcgacagtctcgcttcatgctggtcggtgtTCAATCACCGACcagccacaagtggttgggcactattccttaacccccccctcccccctcccccccgtcccTCCTGCTGAGAAAGTGAGTACTGCTTATTGCTGACATCTGACTACCTGCTGACATCTGACTTCCTGCTGATATCTGATTACCTGCTGATATCTGACTTCCTGCTATCTGACTACCTGCTAACATCTGACTTCCTGCTGATATCTGACTTCCTGCTGACACCTGACTTCCTGCTGACATCTGACTACCTGCTGATATCTGAGTTCCTGCTAACACCTGACTTCCTGCTGACATCTGACTTCCTGCTAACATCTGACTTCCTGCTGACAGCTGACTACCTGCTAGCTGCTAACATCTGACTTCCTGCTGACATCTGACTTCCTGCTGACATCTGACTTCCTGCTAACATCTGACTTCCTGCTGACATCTGACTTCCTGCTGACATCTGACTTCCTGCTGACATCTGACTTCCTGCTAACATCTGACTTCCTGCTGACATCTGACTTCCTGCTGACATCTGACTTCCTGCTAACACCTGACTTCCTGTTGACATCTGACTACCTGCTAGCTGCTAACATCTGACTTCCTGCTAACACCTGACTTCCTGCTGACATCTGACTACCTGCTAGCTGCTAACATCTGACTTCCTGCTAACACCTGACTTCCTGCTGACATCTGACTACCTGCTGATATCTGAGTTCCTGCTAACACCTGACTTCCTGCTGACATCTGACTTCCTGCTAACATCTGACTTCCTGCTAACATCTGACTTCCTGCTGACATCTGACTTCCTGCTGACATCTGACTACCTGCTAGCTGCTAACATCTGACTTCCTGCTGACATCTGACTTCCTGCTAACATCTGACTTCCTGCTAACACCTGACTTCCTGCTGACATCTGACTACCTGCTAGCTGCTAACATCTGACTTCCTGCTAACACCTGACTTCCTGCTGACATCTGACTACCTGCTAGCTGCTAACATCTGACTTCCTGCTAACACCTGACTTCCTGCTGACATCTGACTACCTGCTGATATCTGAGTTCCTGCTAACACCTGACTTCCTGCTGACATCTGACTTCCTGCTAACATCTGACTTCCTGCTAACATCTGACTTCCTGCTGACATCTGACTACCTGCTAGCTGCTAACATCTGACTTCCTGCTAGCTGCTAACATCTGACTTCCTGCTGACATCTGACTTCCTGCTAACATCTGACTTCCTGCTGACATCTGACTTCCTGCTGACATCTGACTTCCTGCTGACATCTGACTTCCTGCTAACAACTGACTTCCTGCTAACATCTGACTTCCTGCTGACAGCTGACTTCCTGCTTGCCGTTGAAGCAATCTTAAGATTCTGTGAAGTATCTCgcaggtgaaagaaacattttaatGACACAAACGTTAATGGTACGactcccacatatgtcagaccaaccctagagtatgcagctcaagCACGGAATCCATACCTAGTCAAGCGTACGACCCAGAGGATCCTTATTTGTCAAATAGCATTATTTTTGGGGATTAATACTATTCATAATAAAGTTTAAAGAAACTTTTACACCCTAAGACAACAATTTGGTCTAAAAGACAGCTAGAAAGTGTAAATTATTGTCACGGAATGTTGTGGGTAAAGAATTGTTGCCGCATAAAAGATATTTTGTTGACCATTTTCCACAAGGAAGCATTCTGTTGACAAGGAAATTTATTTTCAGGAAGAGTACATTTATGTTGCAAGGAAAGTTTGGCGAGTGAGAATTCTGGTCTCGTTGATCAGATCAATTTTGGGGGTTTCTGAAAAACTGAGTTATATTGTCCCTGGTTATATTATACTGAGTTATATTGTCCTGGTTATAATTATACTAAGTTATATTGTCCCTGGTTATAATTATACCGAGTTATATTGTCCCTGGATATAATTATACTGAGTTATATTGTCCCTGGTTGTATTATACTGAGTTATATTGTCCCTGGTTGTATTATACTGAGTTATATTGTCCCTGGTTGTATTATACTGAGTTATATTGTCCATGGTTATAATTATACCGAGTTATATTGTCCCTGGTTATAATTATACTGAGTTATATTGTCCCTGGTTATAATTATACCGAGCTATATTGTCCCTGGTTATATTATACTGAGTTATATTGTCCCTGGTTATAATTATACTGAGTTATATTGGCCCTGGTTATAATTATACCGAGTTATATTGTCCCTGGTTATATTATACTGAGTTATATTGTCCCTGGTTATAATTATACCGAGGTATATTGTCCCTGGTTGTATTATACTGAGTTATATTGTCCCTGGTTGTATTATACTGAGTTATATTGTCCCTGGTTATAATTATACTGAGTTATATTGGCCCTGGTTATAATTATACCGAGTTATATTGTCCCTGGTTGTATTATACTGAGTTATATTGTCCATGGTTATAATTATACCGAGTTATATTGGCCCTGGTTATAATTATACCGAGTTATATTGTCCCTGGTTATATTATACTGAGTTATATTGTCCCTGGTTATAATTATACTGAGTTATATTGGCCCTGGTTATAATTATACCGAGTTATATTGTCCCTGGTTGTATTATACTGAGTTATATTGTCCATGGTTATAATTATACCGAGTTATATTGGCCCTGGTTATAATTATACCGAGTTATATTGTCCCTGGTTATAATTATACTGAGTTATATTGTCCCTGGTTATAATTATACTGAGTTATATTGTCCCTGGTTGTATTATACTGAGTTATATTGTCCCTGGTTATATTATACCGAGTTATATTGTCCTGGATATAATTATACTGAGTTATATTGTCCTGGTTATAATTATACCGAGTTATATTGCCCCTGGTTATATTATACCGAGTTATATTGCCCCTGGTTATATTATACTGAGTTATATTGTCCCTGGTTATATTATACTGAGTTATATTGTCCCTGGTTATATTATACTGAGTTATATTGTCCCTGGTTATAATTATACTGAGTTATATTGTCCCTGGTTATAATTATACTGAGTTATATTGTCCCTGGTTATAATTATACTGAGTTATATTGTCCCTGGTTATAATTATACTGAGTTATATTGTCCCTGGTTATAATTATACCGAGTTATATTGTCCCTGGTTATATTATACTGAGTTATATTGTCCCTGGTTATAATTATACCGAGTTATATTGTCCCTGGTTGTATTATACTGAGTTATATTGTCCCTGGTTGTATTATACTGAGTTATATTGTCCCTGGTTATAATTATACTGAGTTATATTGGCCCTGGTTATAATTATACCGAGTTATATTGTCCCTGGTTGTATTATACTGAGTTATATTGTCCATGGTTATAATTATACCGAGTTATATTGTCCCTGGTTATATTATACTGAGTTATATTGTCCCTGGTTATATTATACCGAGTTATATTGTCCCTGGTTATAATTATACTGAGTTATATTGTCCCTGGTTATATTATACTGAGTTATATTGTCCCTGGTTATATTATACCGAGTTATATTGTCCCTGGTTATAATTATACTGAGTTATATTGTCCCTGGTTATAATTATACTGAGTTATATTGTCCCTGGTTATAATTATACTGAGTTATATTGTCCCTGGTTATAATTATACCGAGTTATATTGTCCCTGGTTATAATTATACTGAGTTATATTGGCATAGTTATTCaggaaaataatttatttaaggtCATTTTTTGTAATCATATTCTAATGTAATTGACGACTAAAACCTCTGAGTCTATAATAAGTGAGTCATTTATCCTCCTCGACTTTTTCCTTTCCAcgttttcctttcacctgatgaacCTGTTCATAAAGGAGTgttataggtacccaggagttagccaACTGTTGCGGGTTGCAGTCTGGGGTTAGATCAGTCCAGTTGGCCTCTGGAAACCTTaaacctgatgtctctgttcacctagcagtaaataggtacctgggagttaggccacTGTTGTGGGGGGGCGTATACCTGACAACGCGCCAGGAAAAATAGTAACGTGAATCAATGCATTTTTCCAACCGCTACTGTGTCAAGGCTTTGTCAAAATTCATTGCTTGTGAGACTTAGTCTTCCTTCTAAGACCCCTCCTAAGACCCCCCTCCTAAGACCCTCTCCTAAGACCCCCCTTCTAAGACCCCCCTCCAAAGACCCCCCTCCAAAGACCCCCCTCCAAAGACCCCCCTCCAAAGACCCCCCTCCAAAGACCCCCCTCCAAAGACCCCCCTCCAAAGACCCCCCTCCAAAGACCCCCCTCCTAAGACCCCCCTCCTAAGACCCCCCTCTTAAGACCCCCCACCTAAGACCCCCTCCTAAGACCCCCATCCTAAGACCCCCCTCCAAAGACCCCCCTCCTAAGACCCCCATCCTAAGACCCCATCCTAAGACCCCCTCCTAAGAcccccttcatccccccccccttccaaacgGAAGCTGAAACGGAACGAggtgaaaaatatatacataccttGTCACACAACCCCAGCTGCTTCCTCCTGCTCAGGGTGTAGATGAAGACCTCGCtccgggggggggaggagaacacCGGAGACGGTGGGACCGAGTTGCTAGGTCACAACCCTGTGGCGGTCTTATACGTTGGTGTTGTTAAACCTCTTGTTGTTAACTACTAGTTGTTAGACCTCTTGTTGTTATTCGTACTCTGTTCATCGTCACTATCCTCGAAGATGTTCGTCATGACTTCGATACAGGATTGTTATTCACCGAGAggtgtggtggtactgggtgtggtggtactgggtgtggtggtactgggtgtgtggtgttactgggtgtgtggtgttactgggtgtgtggtgttactgggtgtggtggtactgggtgtgtggtgttactgggtgtggtggtactgggtgtgtggtgttactgggtgtgtggtgttactgggtgtgtggtgttactgggagtgtggtgttactgggtgtggtggtactgggtgtggtggtactgggtgtgtggtgttactgggtgtgtggtgttactgggtgtggtggtactgggtgtggtgttactgggtgtgtggtgttactgggtgtgtggtgttactgggtgtgtggtgtta from the Procambarus clarkii isolate CNS0578487 chromosome 69, FALCON_Pclarkii_2.0, whole genome shotgun sequence genome contains:
- the LOC138355847 gene encoding uncharacterized protein; amino-acid sequence: MSAGSQMLAGSQMLAGSQMSAGSQVLAGTQISAGSQMSAGSQVLAGRSQMSAGSQMLAGSQMLAGSQMSAGSQVLAGTQISAGSQMSAGSQVLAGSQMLAASR
- the LOC138355848 gene encoding putative uncharacterized protein DDB_G0282499, with protein sequence MTNIFEDSDDEQSTNNNKRDNITRYNITRDNITQYNITRDNITQYNYNQGQYNSYNITRDNITQYNITRGNITRYNITRGNITRYNYNQDNITQYNYIQDNITRYNITRDNITQYNTTRDNITQYNYNQGQYNSYNTTRDNITQYNTTRDNITQYNTTRDNITQYNYIQGQYNSILHRILRLLQRQAGSQLSAGSQMLAGSQLLAGSQMSAGSQMSAGSQMSAGSQMLAGSQMSAGSQMLAASRKSDVSS